CGGCACAGCAGCTGGCTCACCTGTTGCGCCACGTGGCCGGAAATGTCGATGCCGCGTGCCTGCATGAGCTTCTGCGCCGTTGCGTCGGCGGGCTTGCCCACGAGAGCGCCGGTGCCGGCGGACACCACGTGAAGGTGCGGCAGGCCCGCGGCCAGGATCCCTTGCGCCATCGGGCTGCGGCAGATGTTGCCGATGCAGACTGTCAGGACGGATTTCATCTGTGGCGGCTCCAGACTTCGTCGCCGGCGTTGATCACTTGCGCAGCCGGCAGGATCAGGCTGGCCAGGCGGTTCCATGTGACCAGCGGCACCGAATCGATGTAGACGACGTCGCGCGGCTGCAGCTGGAAGCGCTCGGCCAGGCCCAGCGCCGCCGGATTCCTGGCATTCAGGTGGAAGATGGCCGGCAAGCCTCTCGCGTTGTTGCGGATGACGTAGATCTGGCCCGTGTTGGCCGACGTCAGATTGGGGCCGCCTGCCTCGCCCAGCGCTTCGTTGAGGCTGAGCCGTCCGTTGTGCATGAGCAGCGCCGAGGGACGGGAGATTTCGCCCATCACGAACACCTTGCTCTCGTCGCGGTGCCGCACCTGGACCACGTCGCCGTTGCGCAGCGGAATCCTGCTGGCATCGACACCCAGGTCCTGCAGGTTGGGCAGGTTGATGAGCGTGGTCCTGTCGCCGCGCGTGAGCGTCACGAACGAGCGGTCGCCGTTGGCGGTAATGCCGCCGGCCCGGCTGAGGGCTTCGGCCAGCGTCATCGGCACATCGGTGAAGATCTGCAGCCCCGGCGTGCGCACCTCGCCTTCGACGAAGGCGCGGCGGCTTCTGAAGGACTGGATGCGCACCGTCACCTGCGGATCCTTGATGTAGGCGGCGATGCGGCTCGCGATGAGGTCCGAGGCCTCGATTTCGGTCAATCCCTGGAGCTTGACGCGGCCGATGTAGGGGAATGTGATCTGCCCGTCCGCGCCGACGATGAAGCCTGGCGCCACGCTGATGCCCGTCGGGTCCGCCTGCTGCGTGATCACGGCGCCGGCATTGGGCAGCAGTTCCGGATGGTCGTAGACGATCACGCCCACCACGTCGCTCGGCCCGATGGTGTAGACCGGCGATTCGCCAAAAAGCGCCTTCACATCCGGCGCAACGGCGGTCGGCTGCGACTCGGCCAGGGTACGGATCAGCGCAGGCGAAATGGAGGTGATGACCCCATCCGGTGCGCCATCGGCCGGCAGGTACTGGAACTCCGGCGGCAGGCTCTGGTCGGCCTCGTAGGCGCTCACAGAATTGAAGCCCGGCGCGCAGCCCTGCAGCAATAACGCGCCCATTAGGGCAAAACCCCACCCCATCGGGTACACGAAGCGTGTCAAATTGATCCCCATTGCACAAATTGGTTTTCGGCAGCCGCGATTCATATGCAAGGCCCGAGCCCAGTTGATATTGGGCCGGGCATTTTTTGCCGCGGTTTGTCAAAGCAAAGCCCACGCATCGTCGGGAGGCGGGCCGGAGCGAATTGTCGCTGCCCGCGCATTGACCCTTTTCCGTTTAATAGATGCAAAAAATGTGTCTATATGCGGATTAACCCATGCCTTCCTGGGGTTATCTCAGGAATCAATGGCTGAAGGCCTTTTTCCACTGGGAAAAGATGCTTCGATTGCGCGCGCGCGACTGTGTCTTGCAGTTTGCAAATGTGAACTATCAATTAACTGCCTGCGCGGAGCGATTGTGGCGCGCTGACCACAAATCGCGCCCGTCAGTCGCGCGTTGAAAAGCTTTGCTCTTTTGTAAGAAATTGTGTGCTGCTGGCAGGTTTGCGCACGGCCCTGCGGTTCTGCAGGAGATCGGCACGCGTGAATGGGCGTTCGATGCCCGCCATCCAAGCGGCGAAAGACTCCAACGCGTCCTGTGTGGGTGCAGGCCGCCCCACTATGAAAAAGAGGAGCGGCAGCGCCAGTGCCAAGGCGAACCAGCGTGGCGTCTTGACCCCCATGGACTGATGCCAATGCAACCGCAAAAAGCTTGCGCTTACAACTGTTCCAAGCAGGGCCCCCGTCACGACCTCCGCCGTGGAATGAACTTCGAGGGCCAGGCGCGACACACCGATGAAAACACCCCATCCCCAGCCCGATAACGCGGCCACCATGCGCACGATTGGTGCGCGGCGCCGGGCCACCAGCCAGAAAACGACCGGCCAGACGCTGGTTGCCAGCGCGGTGTGCCCGCTGAAGCCTATGAAATCGAATTGGGCGCTGCCAATGCCCCAGCCCATGAAGAGAAGCTTGGACAGCATCACGATGAAGCCACAACCGCCGAATAGCAGCGTCCAACGCACCGCTGCAGGGCGTGTGCCGGGATCGATCGCGAGCCAAATTGCAATTCCCAATGCCGCAGGCAACAGGAAGCCGCTGTCACCGAACCCGGTGGCAATTAACCAGAAATTATTCATTAACGTGAAATAAGTGCGCTTTTCTCAGGGGTGCGCCACCGCCGATCGGATGCATTCCAAAGGCATACTGGCGGCACCTTCAACACCAGCGCTCCCGGAGCTATTGAAATCATGAGCATCATCAGCGAGTTCAAGGAATTTGCCGTCAAGGGCAACGTGATCGATCTCGCGGTCGGCGTGATCATTGGCGCGGCATTCGGGAAGATCGTCGACTCGGTCGTTGCCGACATCATCATGCCTGTCGTCGGGCTGGTGTTCGGCAAGCTGGATTTCTCGAACCTGTACGTGGTGCTGGGCAGCGTGCCGGCGGGGGTCGCCAACAACCTGGCCGACCTCAAGAAGGCCGGGGTGGCGGTGCTGGCCTATGGCAACTTCATCACCATCGCGGTCAACTTCATCATTCTTGCCTTCATCATCTTCATGATGGTCAAGCAGATCAACAAGCTGCGCAAGACGCAGGCGGAGGCTCCCGCGGCACCGGTGGCACCACCGGAAGACATTGCCCTGCTGCGAGAAATCCGCGACAGCCTGAAGCGCCCCTGAACCTTCTTCCCTGCCCTTCTCAGGCGCCTGCCAGCGTTCTGGCCATGCGCAGCGCCTCGACGAGGCTCGACGCATCGGCCTGGCCGGTGCCCGCAATATCGAATGCGGTGCCGTGATCGGGGCTGGTGCGCACCAGCGGCAGGCCCAAGGTCACGTTCACACCCTTCTCCACGCCCAGGTACTTGACCGGAATCAGCCCCTGATCGTGGTACATGGCAACCACCACGTCGAACTCTCCAGGCATCCCTGGCCTGGCGCGCGCGCGCATGAAGACGGTGTCGGGCGCATGGGGTCCGTCGGCATCGATGCCCTCGGCACGGGCGGCCGCAATGGCCGGCGCAATGATGTCGTGCTCTTCGGAGCCGAACAGGCCCCCCTCGCCCGCGTGCGGATTGAGCCCGGCCACGCCAATGCGCGGCGTCCGGCCGAGCATGCGGTGCAGGGCACGGTGGGTGATGCGCAGCGTCTCCAGCACGCTGCCGAAGCTCACGGCCGTGATGGCGTCGCGCAGCGACATGTGAATGCTCACCAGCACGGTGCGCAGCTCGTCGTTGGCCAGCATCATGCGCACCGGCATGCCGTCCACCGCGAGCCCCGCATGGGCGGCGGCCTCGGCCTGCAGCAGCTCGGTATGGCCCGGGTACGGAAACCCGGCCGCGGCCAGTGCTTCCTTGTGCAGTGGCGCCGTGACGATGGCGGCGATCTCGCCCCGCAATGCGGCGCGTGCAGCCCAGACCACGCAGTCACCGGCCACGCGGCCGGCTTCGGCGCTGATCCGGCCCAGCACGATGTCTTGCGCCGGCGCGGCCACCACCTGCAGCACGGGGATGCAGCCCCGCGGCACCGCGGCCGCTTCGGCAATGTGCTCGATCTGCGCCACCGGCCAGGCGGGTTGCCCCGGCAGCGCCAGCGCCTGCGACGCCCGGCGCATCGTGGCCACGTCGCCGGCCACGAAAGCGCCGCGCGTGGCCTCGGGCGCCTGGCGAAAGGCCTTGGCGATGATTTCGGGGCCGATGCCCGCAGGGTCGCCGAGCGTGATGGCCATGGAAGCCGCCGGGCTGTTCATTGAAGTCCCCCGGTGCTTCGCACCGTAGTGCGAGCTTGCTTCATGCCGGATTGTCAATGTCGATGAACTCGTGCTTCAGCCCGAGCTGGGCTGCCACGTGCCCGGCCACGGCCTGGGCGCCGTAGCGCTCCGTGGCATGGTGTCCGCAGGCCAGGAAGGCGACGCCCATTTCGCGCGCGTAGTGGACCTGGGGTTCGGAGATCTCGCCGGTGATGAAGGCGTCGGCCCCGGCGGCGATGGCGGCCTCGAAGTAGCCCTGGGCACCACCCGTGCACCACGCGACGTTCCTGATCGGACGGTGCGCCGCGTCCACCAGGGTGACGGGCCGCTGCAGCACCTTTTCCGCGTGCGCGGCCAGTTCCTTGGCGCTGGCAAAGGCTTCTCCGTTGTCGCGCGCGCCAAGGAAGCCCAGCTCCTGCTCGCCGAAGCGTCCGGTCGACCCGGCATGGGCGAGCAACCCGAGTTGCAGTCCGAGCTGCGCGTTGTTGCCCAGCTCCGGATGCGCATCGAGCGGCAGGTGATAGGCGAACAGGTTGACGTCGTCGCCCAGCAGCAGGCCCAGGCGCTGCTTCATCCAGCCGGTGACGCAGCCGTCCTGGCCGCGCCAGAACAGGCCGTGGTGCACGAAGATGGCATCGGCCTCGGCGCGGATGGCGGCTTCGATGAGCGCGCGGCTCGCCGTCACGCCGGAGACGATCTTCCGCACCACGGTGCGGCCCTCGACCTGCAGGCCATTGGGTCCATAGTCCTTGAAGCGCGACGGCGCAAGGAGCAGGTCGAAGGCATGCAGCAATTCGTGGCGAGTGGTGCTCATCGCGACATTGTCGCGCTCCCGATGCCGTCGCGCATTGCATGGCCGCGCGCCGCCAATGGCCACAGGGCCAGCACGAAACCGAGCCCGGCCAGCACGGCGACGTAGTGCGCCGGGGCCATGGCATCGTGCTGCAGCCAGAGCGTGAGAATCACGGGCGTCAGGCCGCCGAACACGGCATACGACATGTTGTAGGCAAACGAAAGCCCCGTGAAGCGCACCGGCGCCGGAAACGCGCGCACGCCGGCCATCGGCACCGTGGCGATGGTGCCCACGAACAACCCGACCAGGCCGTAGTGCCAGAACAGCGTGGCCGGCGTGCCGGGCAGCCCCGTGTAGAAGAGGTACGAGGTCGCGAACAAGCCGCCCCAGCCGATGAGCATCACGGCGCGCGTGCCGAAGCGGTCGCTGGCCCAGCCGACCAGCACGCAGCCGATGGTCAGGGTCAGCGTGGCGAGCGCATTGGCTTCCAGCGCCAGCGCGGGCTGAATGTGGTGCACCTTCTGCAGGTAGGTGGGCGTGTACAGCACCACCACGACGATGGCGGCCGACAGCACCCAGGTCAGCAGCCCCACGTAGACGCTGGCCGCACGGTGCTCCCGCAGCACGGTGCGCAGCGGCAGCTCGCGCGCCACGGCCTTGCGGCCTGCCAGCTCCTTGAAGACCGGCGTCTCGTACAGGAAGCGGCGCAGGTACACCGAAACCAGGCCGAACACGCCGCCCAGCACAAAGGGAATGCGCCAGGCAAAGCCGCTCACCTCCGCCGGCGAATAGTGGCGGTTGATGGCCACGGCCACCAGCGAGCCCAGCAGGATGCCGCCCGTGATGCCCGAGGTCAGCATGCCGATGCCGAAGCCGTAGCGCTGCGCCGGCACGTGCTCGCCGATGAACACCCAGGCGCCGGGCATTTCGCCGCCGATCGCCGCGCCCTGCAGCACGCGCATGGCCAGCAGCAGCAAGGGTGCGGCGATGCCGATGCTCGCGTAGGTGGGCAGGAGGCCGATGACCAGCGTGGGCGCCGCCATCAGGAAGATCGACAGCGTGAACATTCGCTTGCGCCCGAGCAGGTCGCCGAAATGCGCGATGACAATGCCGCCCACCGGCCGGGCCAGGTAGCCTGCTGCAAAGATGCCGAAAGTCTGGAGCTGCCGCAGCCAGTCGGGCATGTCGGCGGGAAAGAAGAGCGCGCCCAGCACGGTGGCGAAGAACACGTAGATGACGAAGTCGTAGAACTCCAGCGTTCCGCCGAGAGCGGACAGGGCCAGGGTCTTGTAGTCGCGCGCGTCGAGTGCGCGCGCCGGCACCGGCTGTGCGCCGTCCGGGGAGATTGCGTGAGAAGTCATGGCGGGCAGGGAGGATCGTTGCCAGGCGCCGGGCCGCACGGGATGGGAAGCGGAAATCGGCGCCCCGGCGAAACGCCTGGCCGCGTCCACCGGATGGGCGATGCGGAAGGCCGGAGCTCGGAGCCGTGTAGGCTCGCTGTGCAATGCTAAGGGTTATCCCTTATTTGCGCAGGAGGCCTTTGCCAATCTCGACCGCCTCGCGCGGTTTCTGGCAGATGGGGGGTTGAGGGACAATGAGCCCTGACGCCGCGCGAACGGCGCGCTCACTCTGTCCTATTCAAGTTTTCATGAAACGCACCTGGCTGCTCTTTGCCCAAGCCGTGACCGTCCTCCTGGCGGCCTATTTCGTTGTTGCCACGCTCAAGCCCGAGTGGATCAACCGCCGCGCAACTTCCCTTGGAGGCGTGGTGTCGATCGTCGAGGCGCCGGCGGGCGCTCCTTCGGTGCCGGTTGCCGGCAGCCTGAGCGCGGCGGCCAAGAAAGCCTCGCCGGCGGTCGTGAGCATCAACACCAGCAAGGCCGCGCAGCGCCATCCCCGCAGCAACGATCCGTGGTTCCGCTTTTTCTTCGGCGACCAGGGCGACCAGCCCCAGGTCGGCCTGGGCAGCGGCGTGATCGTGAGCACCGAGGGCTACATCCTCACCAACAACCACGTGGTCGAAGGCGCGGACGAAATCGAGATCACGCTCAACGACAGCCGCCACACGCGCGCCAAGGTCATCGGCACCGATCCGGACACCGACCTTGCCGTGCTCAAGATCGAAATGGACAAGCTGCCCGCCATCGTGCTGGGCAATTCCGACGAACTCCAGGTGGGCGACCAGGTGCTGGCCATCGGCAACCCCTTCGGCGTGGGCCAGACGGTCACCAGCGGCATCGTCTCGGCGCTGGGGCGCAACCAGCTGGGCATCAACAACTTCGAGAACTTCATCCAGACCGACGCGGCCATCAACCCCGGCAATTCGGGCGGCGCGCTGATCGACGTCCAAGGCAACCTGCAGGGCGTCAACACCGCCATCTATTCGCGCTCGGGCGGCAGCATGGGCATCGGCTTCGCGATTCCGGTTTCCATGGCCAAGATCGTGCTCGAAGGCATCGTGAAGGAAGGCCAGGTGCGCCGCGGATGGATCGGCGTCGAGCCGAACGAACTCTCGCCGGAGCTGGCCGAAACCTTCGGCGTGAAGGCCGATGCCGGCGTGATCATCACCGGCGTGCTGCAGAACGGCCCTGCGGCCAAGGCCGGCATCCGTCCGGGCGACGTGATCACCTCGGTCGGCGAAAAGAAGACCGACAACGTGCAGGCCCTGCTGACCGCCGTGGCCGGCCTCAAGCCCGGCAGCAGCGCACGCTTCGCGCTGCAGCGCGGCACCGACAAGATGGAACTCGACGTGACGCCGGGCCTCAGGCCCAAGAGCCCGGTGCGGCAGGTGCCGAACCAGCCCGAATGACCGGTCAGGAAGACGCGGAGGAATCCGCGCTTTCTTCTTCCTCTTCGGACGATTTCTTGCTGCCGGCGAAATAGCGCGCACCGATGATGCCCACCTCGTAGAGCAGGCACATCGGCACCGCCAGCGCGAGCTGCGACACCACGTCGGGCGGCGTGAGCACCGCGGCCACCACGAAGGCCACCACGATGAAGTAGCCGCGGAACGACTTCAGCTTCTCGATGGTGACCATCTCGAAGCGCACCAGCAGCATCACGACGATGGGCACCTGGAAGGCGACGCCGAACGCGATGTAGAGCGAGAGAATGGCCTCGACATACGAGGAGATGTCGGGCGTGGCCGCCACCGCGGCCGGCGTGAACTTCTGGATGAAGCTGAACATCTTGTCCAGCACGAAGAACTGCACGAAGGCAATGCCCGCATAGGCCAGCAGGCTGCCGAAGAAGATCAGCGGCAGCGCAAAGCGCTTTTCATGGCTGTAGAGCCCCGGCGCAACGAACATCCAGGCCTGGTACATGAGCCAGGGCAGCGCCAGCAGCACCGCCGTCATCATGAGCACCTTGAGCGGCACGAAGAACGGCGAGAACACGCCAATGGCAATGAGCTTGGCGTCCGGCGGCATGTGCGCGCGGATCGGCATTGCGATCAGGTCGATCAGGCCGCCCGGGCCGGGCCAGATGGCCAGCAGTATGCCCGCGACCGCCAGGCCGTACACGCAATAGAGCAGCCGGTCGCGCAGTTCGACCAGATGCTGCACGAACGGTTGTTCGGTGCCCGCCAGTTCGTCTTCTGCGTCTTTGTTCTTGTTGTCGGAATCGGCCATTGGAAGGAGAGAAAGCAGAAGAAAGCGTGGCTTCGGCCGGCGTGCGGCGCACGAGGAACGCGCAGATGGGAAAGCCGCTAGTTGATCTTGTGGGGACGAAAGCGGGCGACGCGCGCGGCACCCGAAAGCGCCTTGGTGCGCACGCCGTTGCGCGCCTTGTACCACTGCGGCGTGGCGCCCTGCTTCAGGCGCCAGTTCTTGCGGGGATGCCTGTATTCCGGCATCACGGGCTCGGGTTCGGCCAGGGCCGAAAGCGTTTCGCCCGAGCCGGAGAACTGCTTCTCGAGTTCGCTGGCGCCGCTGTGGATGCTCTGCTCGACGTCTCGTGCGGCATCTTCCATCGTGCCCTTCATCTTGCGCAGTTCGTCCAGCTCCATGGAGCGATTGACTTCAGCCTTGACGTCGTTCACGTAGCGCTGCGCCTTGCCCAGCAGGGCACCGACGGTGCGCGCCACGCGCGGCAGCTTCTCCGGTCCGATGACGATCAGCGCCACGACGCCGATGAGCGCCAGCTTCTCAATGCCGAGGTCGAGCACTTATGACCCGCGCTCAGGACTTCTGACGCGCTTCGACGTCGATCGCGGACTTGTCGCTGTTGGCCGGCTGGCCGGTCACTTGCGCTGCAGGGGCCGGCGAAGCGGCGGATGCATCGGTGGTGGTGCTGCCGTCCTTCATGCCGTCCTTGAAGCCCTTGACGGCGCCACCAAGATCGGAACCCATGTTCCGCAGCTTCTTGGTGCCGAAGATCATGACCACGACGAGCAGCACGATCAGCCAGTGCCAGATAGAAAAAGAACCCATGGAAGACTCCTAAGAATGTGTCCGATTTTAGTCGGGCTGAATGTGACAGTTCGGATTAATGGGATTCAGCCGCGCAGCCACGGGCGCGGGCCGCCCATGACATGGACATGGAGATGGTGAACCTCCTGCCCGCCCTCCGTGCCGGTGTTGACGAGGACGCGGTAGCCGCCCTCCGGATAGGGCCTGCAGCCCAGTTCCAGCGCGAGCCTGGGGGCCAGCGTCATGATCTTGCCCATGAGCGCGGCGTCATCGGGCTCGAGCTGCGCCATCGACGGGATGTGCCGCTTGGGTACCAGCATGAAGTGCACCGGCGCCCAGGGCGCGATGTCGTGAAAACCGAACAGCTCGTCGTCTTCGTAGACCTTGCGCGAAGGAATCTTGCCTTCGATGATTTTGCAGAAGACGCAGTTCGGATCAGATGACATCTTTGGGTTCCATGGGGCGGTTGTCGTTCATGCGGATCATGCCTTTCACGATCCGGTAGAGAAACCACAGCGAAATGAGGCTCCAGGCAATCCAGCCCGGCACGAGAAAGAGCAGCCAGAGCCACGAAGTCACGATGTACAGCAGGCCGGCCCACAGCACCGAGCGGATGCGCCAGCTGAAATGCGTGGCCTGCCAGGTGCCGGCCGCGTTGTCGCGCTTGACGAAGTCGATCACCAGCGCCACCAGCAAAAGCGCCACGGAAGCCTGCGCTCCGGGCAGGACGGCGCCAATGGCCACGATCAGGTGCAGGATGTAGCTGACCCAGCCCCAGGTCTTGAGCGAGTCGTCGGGTTCCACATTCACGATGTCGTTGGCCATGGGATGTCCTTTCAATCGTTGGATGCCTCGCGGGCCTGCGCCTTGCGCAGGGCTTTTTCCTCGATGCCGCTGGTCCCCTCGCGGCGCTCGAGTTCCGCGATCACCTCGCCGGGCGAGAAACCATAGTGCGCCAGCGCCACCATGGTGTGAAACCACAGGTCGGCCACTTCGTTCACTATTTTCGTGCGGTCGCCGCCATGGTCGGCATCCTTGGCGGCCATGACCACCTCGGTGGCTTCCTCGCCGATCTTCTTGAGAAAGGCGTCGGGGCCCTTGTGCAGCAGGCGCGCCACATAGCTCTTCTCGGGGTCGCCGCCATGCGCGGGAAGGCGGCTTTCGATGACCGCGGCAAGGCGTGCGAGGGCGTCCGAGGTGTTCACTGTGGCCGTCATTTGTAGATCGACTCCGGGTCTTTCAAGACCGGCTCGACCACGCTCCATCGGCCGTTCTCGTACTTGCTGAAGAAGCAGCTGTGGCGGCCGGTGTGGCAGGCAATGCCGGGCTCGTGGCCGAGCTGGGTGACCTTGAGCAGCACGACGTCGTTATCGCAGTCGAGGCGGATCTCGTGCACGGTCTGCACGTGGCCCGATTCCTCGCCCTTGAACCAGAGCTTGTTGCGCGAGCGGCTGAAATACACGGCGCGCCCGAGCTCGGCGGTCTTTTCGAGCGCCTCGCGGTTCATCCAGGCGAACATCAGCACGTCGTTGCTGCCCTGCTCCTGCGCGATCACCGGCACCAGCCCGTTCGCGTCCCATTTCACTTCGTCAAGCCAATTCATGGACGATATTGTCCCACCCCCGGGCGGCCCTGAAGCGGATCAGGTCCGAACGGGAATGCCCCGCGCGGCCATGCGGGCTTTCGCCTCGCCGACCGTGTGTTCGCCGTAGTGGAAGATGCTGGCGGCCAGCACCGCGTCGGCACCGCCGGTCTGGATGCCGTCGGCCAGGTCGTCGAGGCTGCCCACGCCACCCGATGCAATGACCGGCACGTTGACGGCGTCGCTGACCGCACGGGTGAGCGCGAGGTCGAAGCCGCTCCTGGTGCCGTCGCGGTCCATGCTCGTGAGCAGGATCTCGCCGGCGCCGCGGCGCACCATCTCGGCCGCCCATTCGACGGCGTCCAGGCCGGTGTTCTTGCGGCCGCCATGGCTGTAGACGTCCCAGCCGGCGCCGCGCGTCGCAGCTTCTTCGGCACTGCGGCGCTTTGCGTCGATGGCCACCACGATGCATTGCGAACCGTACTTCTGCGAGGCGTCGTTGATCACCTGCGGATCGGCAATGGCCGCCGAATTGAAGCTGGTCTTGTCGGCGCCCGCATTGAGCAGCCGGCGCACATCGGCCACGGTGCGCACGCCGCCTCCCACCGTCAATGGAATGAAGACCTGCGAGGCCACCGCCTCGATGATCGGCAGGATCAGGTCGCGGCCGTCGCTGGTGGCCGTGATGTCCAGAAAAGTGAGCTCGTCGGCGCCCTGCGCGTTGTAGCGCGCCGCAATTTCGACCGGGTCGCCAGCGTCGCGCAGTTCGAGAAAGTTGACGCCCTTGACCACGCGGCCGCCGGTGACGTCGAGACAGGGAATGATGCGTTTTGCGAGCATGGTCGGTCGTAAGGGAAAAAATCAGAGAACGCGAAGCTGCTGCCAGCCCTGCCATTGGGCGCCGGGCGCGAGCAATACCTGCTCGTCGATGCGCGCAGCCTCGACGCAGAGCATGTGCCTGTACCCATCTTCGGGCATGTCGGCGAGTTTCGCACCCAGCACGGCGCCGGGGTTCCAGACCACGGTTTCGCTGCAGCTGGCGCTTTGCGCGATTTCGAGCGTGCCGGCCGGCTGCACCAGGCGCAGCGGCTTCGCGGGAGCGGCATAGACGCTGTCGAACTCGGCATCGAAACGCAGTGCGGGGGCCGTTTCCACGTGGCGATCGTCGCGCAGCGAATCCCAGCGGTTGGCACCCTGCAGGCCTTCGAGGCGCACCTGCGCAATATCGTCGACGCGCAGATAGGTGTGC
This genomic window from Variovorax paradoxus contains:
- a CDS encoding phosphoribosyl-ATP diphosphatase, which translates into the protein MTATVNTSDALARLAAVIESRLPAHGGDPEKSYVARLLHKGPDAFLKKIGEEATEVVMAAKDADHGGDRTKIVNEVADLWFHTMVALAHYGFSPGEVIAELERREGTSGIEEKALRKAQAREASND
- the hisI gene encoding phosphoribosyl-AMP cyclohydrolase yields the protein MSSMNWLDEVKWDANGLVPVIAQEQGSNDVLMFAWMNREALEKTAELGRAVYFSRSRNKLWFKGEESGHVQTVHEIRLDCDNDVVLLKVTQLGHEPGIACHTGRHSCFFSKYENGRWSVVEPVLKDPESIYK
- the hisF gene encoding imidazole glycerol phosphate synthase subunit HisF, which produces MLAKRIIPCLDVTGGRVVKGVNFLELRDAGDPVEIAARYNAQGADELTFLDITATSDGRDLILPIIEAVASQVFIPLTVGGGVRTVADVRRLLNAGADKTSFNSAAIADPQVINDASQKYGSQCIVVAIDAKRRSAEEAATRGAGWDVYSHGGRKNTGLDAVEWAAEMVRRGAGEILLTSMDRDGTRSGFDLALTRAVSDAVNVPVIASGGVGSLDDLADGIQTGGADAVLAASIFHYGEHTVGEAKARMAARGIPVRT